Proteins encoded in a region of the Podospora pseudopauciseta strain CBS 411.78 chromosome 6, whole genome shotgun sequence genome:
- a CDS encoding hypothetical protein (COG:S; EggNog:ENOG503P33S), producing the protein MSHYSTPYYPTTTSIPIPPTKSAYQSPYSPYYPPAEETGTYSVSPPELTDDGHSLVSTGGCSYSVGPSGSVSSGSDYYYGGGSGVGGDVAAGNVANVDLNEYMAERFSEGVMDSVGGVMDGCTVRQAKASGHLNAKHRELLELQAKAQARLAKTRARFAQGMEDAREVREDLEWTQRKVASLKTKASKKHTKEYTKARARYPSPDY; encoded by the exons ATGTCCCACTATTCAACCCCTTACTACCCCACTACaacctccatccccatcccgcCCACCAAGTCAGCCTACCAATCCCCCTACTCTCCATACTACCCACCCGCCGAGGAGACAGGGACGTACTCCGTCTCGCCCCCTGAGCTCACAGATGATGGGCACAGTTTGGTGAGCACTGGTGGTTGTAGCTACTCTGTCGGTCCGTCGGGGTCGGTCTCCTCGGGGTCAGACTACTACTATGGTGGTGggtctggggttgggggggatgttgcGGCGGGAAATGTAGCGAATGTGGATTTGAACGAGTACATGGCTGAGAGGTTCAGCGAGGGGGTGATGGATTCGGTCgggggggtgatggatgggtgtACTGTGAGGCAGGCAAAGGC TTCTGGCCATTTGAACGCCAAACACAGGGAACTGCTCGAGTTGCAGGCCAAAGCGCAGGCGAGGCTGGCAAAGACGAGGGCGAGGTTCGCGCAGGGGATGGAGGatgcgagggaggtgagggaggatttggagtGGACTCAGAGGAAGGTTGC GTCGCTCAAGACAAAAGCGTCAAAGAAGCACACAAAAGAGTACACCAAAGCTCGCGCTCGGTACCCAAGCCCAGATTATtga